The Streptomyces durmitorensis genome contains the following window.
GCGTAGTGCGCCGCGAGTGCCGTGACGATGGGGTCGGCCTCGGACGAGGTGGGACCGATGCCTGCCGCCAGGGCCGGGGTGACCTGCGAGCGGAGAACCTCGGCGAGGGTGCGGGGCAGGCCGGTGCTGCCGTCCGGGGCGCGGTCGGCCGCCATATCTCTGGCCATCCCTCGCATGGTGGTGCGGAACCCCTGGTCCTGGAACAGCTCGGCCAGCTCCACCCATGCCTCGACCTGTTCGGCCTCGGGATTGTCGGGCAGCTCGGGAGTGAGGGAGCGGGTGACCGCCGCGAAGGCAGGATGGTCGTACAGGCCGTCGAAAACGGCACTCAGGAAGTCGTCGATCAGACGTTGGCGTTCGTCCTCGGAGAGCTTGGCGAGCTTGTGCATGAGATCCAACTCCTCTGGGGTGGACCCGCGCTTGGCCACCGCTGTCAGGACCGCGCGCCTCAGGCGCAGCACACGGATCTGCACCTCCAGTGCGTCCGCGTGCGCCGCTGCGACCTCGGGGAGTGAGATCTCCCGGTCCACCACCTTCCGGATCGTGGGAAGGTCAAGGCCCAGGTCGCGCAGGGTGCGTACGAGGTCGAGGCGGGCGACGGCATCGGTGCCGTACAGGCGGTAGCCGGCCGGGCTGCGGTCGGCGGGCGGCACGATCCCCGCGTCGGAGTAGAACCGGACGGTCTTGACCGTCAGGCCGGTCCGCCGGGCCAGATCACCGATCGAGTAGAGCGTGTCGCCGTTCATGCCTCCACCTTCACGTCTCCCCCTACTGGAGACTCAAGCCTCGTCACCCACGGGGACGGGCCACAGGACTTACTGTGCATCCGAGGGCTCCAGGGCGGCGAGCAGGTGCCGGATCGTGGGGGACAGCGGCCCCGGCCGCATGGCGAGGCTGACGGTCGAGCGTGCGCCGAACAGCGGCCGGAAGGCGATGCGGCGGGCTGGTGGCAGCTCTCCCACGAGGTCGAAGACCGTCCAGGACTCCGCGCCGCTCGCGGAGTCCGTGGCGATCTCCGTCAGGGTCTCCTGCAAGGTGGTGAAGTGCGGGCCGGCCGGCACATCGGTGCCGGAGGCCCGCAGTAACCCCGTCACCAGGTCGTGAAACGCGGGATTGCGCTCTCGCGGCGCCAACCGCAGCGGCAGGCCCGCGAGATCGGCCGGCTCGAGACGGGGCAGAGCTGCCAGCGGATGCGTCGCGGGCAACGCGACGATCAGCGGATCGTCCCAGACAGGCACCGCCGCCAGGCCCGGCAACGGTCCGTCACCCCGGACGAGCGCGGCATCCAACTCCCCGCTCCGTAGTGCGTCGATACGCCGCTCGCGGGCTTCTTGGACCAGACGGACCCGAAGCCCCGGCACTTGTTCCGCGAGCACGTCGAGGGCCGGGTGCACGCGCTCTGCGAACGCGCGGGCGGTGCCGAGCCGCAGCACACCCTCCCCACCGGAGACGATTTCCGCGGCCACATGACCCACACGGGCAGCGGCTGCGAGCGCGGCCCGCGCCTCTGGCAGCAGCCGCT
Protein-coding sequences here:
- a CDS encoding MerR family transcriptional regulator, coding for MNGDTLYSIGDLARRTGLTVKTVRFYSDAGIVPPADRSPAGYRLYGTDAVARLDLVRTLRDLGLDLPTIRKVVDREISLPEVAAAHADALEVQIRVLRLRRAVLTAVAKRGSTPEELDLMHKLAKLSEDERQRLIDDFLSAVFDGLYDHPAFAAVTRSLTPELPDNPEAEQVEAWVELAELFQDQGFRTTMRGMARDMAADRAPDGSTGLPRTLAEVLRSQVTPALAAGIGPTSSEADPIVTALAAHYAHIIGLPDDTALRRRLVARLETMDDPRRDRYLTLLAVINGWPAPESLAPVFEWAVLALRARMPR
- a CDS encoding LysR family transcriptional regulator, whose product is MRIVMVVRITAAVVVVRTSPSREHSTSKKPFTKTVITCADECAEFGLNAGGAATTVELRQLDYFVAVADEGGFGRAAGRLHVVQASVSQQIARLERELGLRLFDRTTRRVGLTAAGERLLPEARAALAAAARVGHVAAEIVSGGEGVLRLGTARAFAERVHPALDVLAEQVPGLRVRLVQEARERRIDALRSGELDAALVRGDGPLPGLAAVPVWDDPLIVALPATHPLAALPRLEPADLAGLPLRLAPRERNPAFHDLVTGLLRASGTDVPAGPHFTTLQETLTEIATDSASGAESWTVFDLVGELPPARRIAFRPLFGARSTVSLAMRPGPLSPTIRHLLAALEPSDAQ